Proteins encoded by one window of Streptomyces sp. LX-29:
- a CDS encoding beta-ketoacyl synthase N-terminal-like domain-containing protein, whose translation MTGLHDTTPRASAGTTAGPAVPTIAASARDLVVTAIGTTLPPAPGADGWFDQRAELGRGYKKLPAACQYLLSATRRALAAAGGGLESTPEERRAVAVGSNHGAARIHTEVDAATTGGEAHLISPAAAPYFSPNLIAGRLAIEHALKGFSLGVHTPGTGGLEAVHAGLRALRFGRADWLLAGAAEEPPPADDKALALDGTPEDGAVALVFEPASAVAARGGRSLGTVTARVFCLPPAAAAAEDGPEHARRLLAAALAGLDLPRLPADGVRLITDGSPVADALARACEGRAEPVTAGSGCLGPVRQVADALGAAEPRLIITAGRAGTVAVARVRPAPHIPLSPMDSPTEGS comes from the coding sequence ATGACCGGCCTCCACGACACGACGCCCCGGGCGAGCGCCGGCACCACCGCCGGCCCAGCCGTCCCCACCATCGCCGCCTCCGCCCGGGACCTCGTGGTCACCGCCATCGGCACCACCCTTCCCCCGGCGCCGGGCGCCGACGGGTGGTTCGACCAGCGGGCCGAGTTGGGGCGGGGGTACAAGAAGCTGCCGGCGGCCTGTCAGTACCTGCTCTCCGCGACCCGGCGGGCCCTGGCGGCGGCCGGGGGCGGGTTGGAGAGCACGCCGGAGGAGCGGCGCGCGGTCGCGGTCGGCAGCAACCACGGGGCGGCCCGGATCCACACCGAGGTCGACGCCGCCACCACCGGCGGCGAGGCCCATCTGATCTCGCCCGCCGCCGCGCCCTACTTCTCGCCGAACCTCATCGCCGGCCGGCTGGCGATCGAGCACGCCCTCAAGGGCTTCAGCCTGGGCGTGCACACCCCGGGCACCGGCGGCCTGGAGGCGGTCCACGCCGGGCTGCGCGCCCTGCGCTTCGGCCGCGCGGACTGGCTGCTGGCGGGCGCCGCCGAGGAGCCGCCGCCGGCCGACGACAAGGCGCTCGCGCTCGACGGGACGCCCGAGGACGGGGCCGTGGCGCTGGTCTTCGAGCCGGCGTCCGCCGTCGCGGCGCGCGGCGGCCGGAGCCTCGGCACCGTCACGGCGCGGGTCTTCTGTCTGCCGCCGGCGGCGGCCGCCGCCGAGGACGGACCCGAGCACGCCCGCCGGCTGCTCGCCGCCGCGCTGGCCGGGCTCGACCTGCCGCGGCTGCCCGCCGACGGCGTCCGGCTGATCACCGACGGCTCGCCGGTGGCCGACGCGCTGGCGCGGGCCTGCGAGGGGCGCGCGGAGCCGGTCACGGCCGGTTCCGGGTGCCTGGGCCCCGTACGTCAGGTCGCCGACGCGCTCGGCGCCGCGGAACCACGGCTGATCATCACCGCCGGCCGGGCGGGCACCGTCGCGGTCGCCCGGGTCCGCCCGGCGCCCCACATTCCCCTGTCACCCATGGATTCACCCACGGAAGGAAGCTGA
- a CDS encoding DUF3515 domain-containing protein, whose amino-acid sequence MGASVLAIVAAAGLVVYATRSSDSDVEGAPRGDHPLCERIAEDYPDELLGESRSDADLPPGVAVWGDETVVLRCGMEPPKPTVDPCFQVDGVDWVLEEAKSKDGSQVLISYGRDPAVEVVLSDAGPNPGESLVDLSRAVSRIRQGRTCI is encoded by the coding sequence ATGGGCGCCTCCGTCCTCGCGATCGTCGCCGCCGCCGGGCTGGTGGTCTACGCGACGCGGTCGTCCGATTCCGACGTGGAGGGCGCCCCGCGCGGGGACCATCCGCTCTGTGAGCGCATCGCCGAGGACTACCCCGACGAACTCCTCGGGGAGTCCCGCTCCGACGCCGACCTGCCGCCGGGAGTGGCCGTGTGGGGCGACGAGACGGTGGTGCTGCGGTGCGGCATGGAGCCGCCGAAGCCGACGGTCGACCCCTGCTTCCAGGTGGACGGGGTCGACTGGGTCCTGGAGGAGGCGAAGTCCAAGGACGGCTCCCAGGTGCTCATCAGCTACGGAAGGGACCCGGCCGTCGAGGTCGTCCTCTCCGACGCCGGCCCGAACCCTGGGGAGTCCCTGGTGGATCTGAGTCGGGCGGTCTCCCGGATCCGCCAGGGCCGCACCTGCATCTGA
- a CDS encoding aminotransferase class I/II-fold pyridoxal phosphate-dependent enzyme → MSLSEWGFGDFAQTLRELGFSRPPASDIMPGAVHGNGSYVTNFAPVNFLNLQRRADVMERMVAATQQYGLASGGSRTLQGVSLHHLAMEETISRYLGKEASISFGTGVLANIGFIHAMSGRQVFSRGLVLDNSDTVFVFDRDAHWSLWKAAEGLKYGERLFSFKHNRVDELEKVLQGLQGKRVVVVFESVYSIDGTVAPMHEIVDVCEKYGALSFCDDANGFLVYGPSHRRFYDEYQGLLRSTFIMVSMKKAVGVEGGLIAGPRDAIEGFEVLTGTATFTAGMSAPAAAATDYITQLLAYNEPGIVDNYLAKVEDFRRRLFAAELPVTETETCFTSIQVGDEHKAFAVHHDFLERGFRVPVYCYPATKRNEAVLRIILNDAHTDEQTTEFIKVASELRDKYGFDGPKKRPNRNASPLQKTVTHVLNEPSQVEVRPRYEGNNINTWIGFKHVNYMVEEAVLGHFRAAGLSSRTLFEEYGLGLDIARLDTRILNAFHLDESAVATVTPVGKGQELTFRVTLSKSTTSAEGTEAADGADGAEAGGKGTKDVTAQVKVVLRREKYVDATNAVPRELSRFAVNKIAHAQPERDAEVTPSQDWGITATHRTDPLLKELTEGRNAIGWRWRIPYPYCHNNERLQMSGYLRLMEEAKDRFVADRGISIKTLLDERKWIPVVPRSRIEFLDEALMEEELYIVYSVEDVFKDFTYTSRMDCYVVRDGKLVPTATGTIVHGYAEIADRKNWSLVSFDDRVLAALNGTVAEEGTAAEEEPAAAEAESDPGVTMHLSLRGA, encoded by the coding sequence ATGTCGCTCTCGGAATGGGGTTTCGGGGACTTCGCGCAGACGCTGCGTGAACTCGGCTTCAGCCGCCCTCCGGCCTCCGACATCATGCCCGGCGCGGTCCATGGCAACGGCTCGTATGTCACGAATTTCGCGCCGGTCAACTTTCTCAATCTGCAGCGCCGCGCCGATGTCATGGAGCGCATGGTGGCGGCGACCCAGCAGTACGGCCTGGCCAGCGGCGGCTCCCGTACGCTGCAGGGCGTCTCGCTGCACCACCTGGCGATGGAAGAGACCATCTCCCGCTATCTCGGCAAAGAGGCGTCGATCAGCTTCGGCACCGGCGTGCTGGCCAACATCGGCTTCATCCACGCGATGTCCGGCCGTCAGGTCTTCAGCCGCGGCCTGGTGCTGGACAACAGCGACACCGTCTTCGTCTTCGACCGCGACGCGCACTGGTCGCTGTGGAAGGCCGCGGAGGGGCTGAAGTACGGCGAGCGGCTCTTCTCCTTCAAGCACAACCGGGTCGACGAGCTGGAGAAGGTCCTCCAGGGCCTCCAGGGCAAGCGGGTCGTGGTGGTCTTCGAGTCGGTCTACTCGATCGACGGCACCGTCGCCCCGATGCACGAGATCGTCGACGTCTGCGAGAAGTACGGCGCGCTGTCCTTCTGTGACGACGCCAACGGCTTCCTGGTCTACGGCCCGTCCCACCGCCGCTTCTACGACGAGTACCAGGGCCTGCTGCGGTCCACCTTCATCATGGTCTCGATGAAGAAGGCGGTGGGCGTGGAGGGCGGCCTGATCGCCGGCCCGCGGGACGCGATCGAGGGCTTCGAGGTGCTCACCGGCACGGCGACCTTCACCGCCGGCATGTCCGCCCCGGCCGCCGCCGCCACCGACTACATCACCCAGCTGCTCGCCTACAACGAGCCGGGGATCGTCGACAACTACCTGGCCAAGGTGGAGGACTTCCGGCGCCGGCTGTTCGCCGCCGAGCTGCCGGTCACCGAGACCGAGACCTGTTTCACCTCGATCCAGGTCGGTGACGAGCACAAGGCCTTCGCCGTCCACCACGACTTCCTGGAGCGCGGCTTCCGGGTGCCGGTCTACTGCTACCCGGCCACCAAGCGCAACGAGGCCGTCCTGCGCATCATCCTCAACGACGCTCACACCGACGAGCAGACCACCGAGTTCATCAAGGTGGCCAGCGAACTTCGGGACAAGTACGGTTTCGACGGGCCCAAGAAGCGTCCGAACCGGAACGCGAGCCCCCTGCAGAAGACGGTCACCCACGTGCTGAACGAGCCCAGCCAGGTCGAGGTCCGCCCGCGCTACGAGGGCAACAACATCAACACCTGGATCGGCTTCAAGCACGTCAACTACATGGTGGAGGAGGCCGTGCTGGGGCACTTCCGCGCCGCCGGGCTCTCCTCGCGCACCCTCTTCGAGGAGTACGGTCTCGGGCTGGACATCGCCCGCCTCGACACCCGCATCCTCAACGCCTTCCACCTGGACGAGTCGGCCGTCGCCACCGTCACCCCGGTCGGCAAGGGCCAGGAGCTGACCTTCCGCGTCACCCTCTCGAAGAGCACCACGAGCGCCGAGGGCACCGAGGCTGCCGACGGCGCCGATGGGGCCGAGGCGGGCGGCAAGGGCACCAAGGACGTCACCGCGCAGGTCAAGGTGGTGCTGCGGCGGGAGAAGTACGTCGACGCGACCAACGCCGTGCCGCGCGAGCTCTCCCGGTTCGCGGTCAACAAGATCGCCCACGCCCAGCCGGAGCGCGACGCCGAGGTCACCCCGTCCCAGGACTGGGGCATCACCGCCACCCACCGCACCGACCCGCTGCTCAAGGAGCTCACCGAGGGCCGCAACGCGATCGGCTGGCGCTGGCGCATCCCCTACCCGTACTGCCACAACAACGAGCGGCTCCAGATGTCCGGCTACCTGCGGCTGATGGAGGAGGCCAAGGACCGGTTCGTCGCCGACCGCGGCATCTCCATCAAGACGCTGCTGGACGAGCGCAAGTGGATCCCCGTGGTGCCGCGCTCCCGGATCGAGTTCCTGGACGAGGCGCTGATGGAGGAGGAGCTGTACATCGTCTACTCCGTCGAGGACGTCTTCAAGGACTTCACGTACACCTCGCGGATGGACTGCTACGTGGTCCGCGACGGCAAGCTCGTGCCCACCGCCACCGGCACCATCGTGCACGGCTACGCCGAGATCGCCGACCGCAAGAACTGGTCGCTGGTCAGCTTCGACGACCGGGTGCTGGCCGCCCTGAACGGGACGGTGGCCGAGGAGGGCACCGCCGCCGAGGAGGAGCCGGCGGCCGCCGAGGCGGAGTCCGACCCGGGTGTGACGATGCACCTCTCGCTGCGCGGTGCGTGA
- a CDS encoding DsrE family protein codes for MRDLVPGYLLIESNGPASGPGGARFFTDALALARAGHPVRLVLIQEGIGAAVPEAAPELASLLDAGGELWVDRFSVLQRGLTPDDVAKRARLVEMDEVAAALLAPDVQVVWH; via the coding sequence GTGCGTGACCTCGTGCCGGGGTATCTGCTGATCGAGTCCAACGGACCCGCGTCCGGTCCGGGCGGCGCGCGCTTCTTCACCGATGCGCTGGCGCTCGCCCGGGCCGGGCACCCGGTACGGCTGGTGCTCATCCAGGAGGGGATCGGCGCGGCCGTGCCGGAGGCGGCGCCCGAGCTGGCGTCGCTGCTGGACGCCGGCGGCGAGCTGTGGGTGGACCGGTTCTCCGTCCTGCAACGCGGACTGACCCCGGACGACGTGGCCAAGCGGGCACGACTGGTGGAGATGGACGAGGTGGCGGCGGCGCTGCTCGCCCCCGACGTACAGGTGGTGTGGCACTGA
- a CDS encoding cupin domain-containing protein → MSPIDLRTTAAELPGSWRSTILGEVGGASLKVLRMDAMPVEEESHPTPEALLVLDGRLELDVAGRPVSVGPGELYVVPAGTPHAVRPGSRGTLVIVEHAEG, encoded by the coding sequence ATGAGCCCGATCGACCTGAGGACCACCGCGGCGGAGCTGCCGGGGAGCTGGCGCTCGACGATCCTGGGGGAGGTGGGCGGCGCCTCGCTGAAGGTGCTGCGGATGGACGCGATGCCGGTGGAGGAGGAGAGCCACCCGACGCCCGAGGCGCTGCTCGTCCTCGACGGACGGCTCGAACTCGACGTCGCCGGGCGGCCGGTGTCCGTGGGGCCGGGGGAGCTGTACGTGGTCCCGGCGGGGACACCGCACGCGGTCCGCCCCGGCAGCCGGGGCACGCTGGTGATCGTCGAGCACGCGGAGGGCTGA
- a CDS encoding zinc-binding dehydrogenase: protein MHAIRLHAFGPAENLAYERVADPEPAAGQVRIAVAAAGVHVLDTALRQGELGPYPAPPELPTIPGREVAGTVDALGEGVDQRWLGRRVVAHLGLAPGGYAEKAVVAVEKLHELPDGLREDHAIAMIGTGRTTMAVLRFSDLTADDVAIVTAAAGGIGSLLVQHAKNVGATVIGLAGGPEKVARVRELGADVAVDYTADDWTAQVRAALGGRERAATALFDAVGGDVARDAVGLLAPGGRHLVYGWSGGGPLKLTEEELAELGVTSLSVLETPEWREFISRPGALRELEETSMAEAASGRLVPLVHRFPLAEAAKAHTALETRGTIGKVVLVP from the coding sequence ATGCACGCCATCCGCCTCCACGCCTTCGGCCCGGCCGAGAACCTCGCCTACGAGCGGGTCGCCGACCCCGAGCCCGCCGCCGGCCAGGTCCGCATCGCCGTCGCCGCCGCCGGCGTGCATGTGCTCGACACCGCGCTGCGGCAGGGCGAGCTGGGTCCCTACCCCGCACCGCCGGAGCTGCCCACCATCCCCGGCCGGGAGGTCGCCGGTACCGTCGACGCGCTCGGCGAGGGCGTCGACCAGCGGTGGCTGGGCCGCCGCGTCGTCGCCCATCTGGGCCTGGCGCCCGGCGGATACGCGGAGAAGGCCGTCGTCGCCGTGGAGAAGCTCCACGAGCTCCCCGACGGCCTGCGCGAGGACCACGCCATCGCCATGATCGGCACCGGCCGCACCACCATGGCCGTGCTGCGCTTCTCCGACCTCACCGCAGACGACGTCGCGATCGTCACCGCGGCCGCCGGCGGCATCGGCTCGCTGCTCGTCCAGCACGCCAAGAACGTGGGCGCCACCGTCATCGGCCTCGCCGGCGGCCCGGAGAAGGTCGCCCGGGTGCGCGAGCTCGGCGCCGACGTCGCCGTCGACTACACCGCCGACGACTGGACCGCCCAGGTGCGCGCCGCCCTCGGCGGCCGCGAGCGCGCGGCCACCGCCCTCTTCGACGCCGTCGGCGGTGACGTGGCCCGCGACGCGGTGGGGCTCCTCGCCCCCGGCGGCCGCCACCTCGTCTACGGCTGGTCCGGCGGCGGCCCGCTGAAGCTCACCGAGGAGGAGCTCGCCGAGCTCGGCGTCACCTCCCTCTCCGTCCTGGAGACCCCGGAGTGGCGCGAGTTCATCAGCCGGCCCGGCGCCCTCCGCGAACTGGAGGAGACGTCCATGGCCGAGGCCGCCTCCGGCCGCCTCGTGCCCCTGGTCCACCGCTTCCCGCTGGCCGAGGCCGCCAAGGCCCACACGGCCCTGGAGACCCGCGGCACGATCGGCAAGGTGGTGCTGGTCCCGTAG
- a CDS encoding beta-ketoacyl synthase N-terminal-like domain-containing protein, producing the protein MSEIVITGLGAVCRLGTGVDAFWNGVMAARTAEPDRVPDERAEVPLPLYYMVPGRSAVHAGGPASEFTVAAGEEAAADGRVGEVDPYRVAVLMGSSVGDARQTELARAGEAPAVTGGSPPFSMASALAARIGPCAGAVSLSNACSGSGYAIAMGAEMIEAGEADVVIAGGVEAYSRVTIAAFNRMGALGPERPRPFDKGRQGVVLGEGAGAVVLESAAHAAARGARAYARLAGSGWSCDAAHPTAPDPSGTQIKRAMRDALTQAGAGPEDVSFIVPHATGTTLNDSTEAAAMADAFGDRLAEIPLHNLKAIIGHLAGGAGVMGTILAALAFHHGEIPPNPPLREPDPECPVHLPTGITPLDGGVALVNSYAFGGNNISLALQGVAA; encoded by the coding sequence GTGAGCGAGATCGTCATCACCGGCCTCGGTGCCGTCTGCCGGCTCGGCACGGGCGTCGACGCTTTCTGGAACGGCGTCATGGCGGCCCGCACCGCGGAGCCGGACCGGGTGCCGGACGAGCGGGCCGAGGTGCCGCTCCCGCTGTACTACATGGTGCCGGGCCGGTCCGCCGTCCACGCGGGCGGGCCGGCCTCCGAGTTCACCGTCGCCGCCGGGGAGGAGGCGGCCGCCGACGGCCGCGTCGGCGAGGTGGACCCGTACCGGGTGGCCGTGCTGATGGGTTCCAGCGTCGGAGACGCGCGGCAGACCGAGCTCGCCAGGGCCGGCGAGGCGCCGGCCGTGACGGGTGGCTCGCCGCCGTTCTCGATGGCCTCGGCCCTGGCCGCCCGGATCGGACCCTGCGCCGGGGCGGTGAGCCTGAGCAACGCCTGCTCCGGCAGCGGCTACGCGATCGCCATGGGCGCCGAGATGATCGAGGCCGGCGAGGCGGACGTGGTGATCGCGGGCGGCGTGGAGGCGTACTCGCGGGTGACCATCGCGGCCTTCAACCGGATGGGCGCCCTCGGCCCGGAGCGGCCCCGCCCCTTCGACAAGGGGCGGCAGGGCGTGGTCCTGGGCGAGGGCGCGGGTGCGGTGGTGCTGGAGTCGGCCGCGCACGCCGCGGCGCGCGGCGCCCGTGCCTACGCCCGGCTGGCGGGCTCCGGCTGGAGCTGCGACGCCGCCCACCCCACCGCCCCCGATCCGTCGGGCACCCAGATCAAGCGGGCCATGCGGGACGCCCTGACGCAGGCCGGGGCGGGGCCGGAGGACGTCTCGTTCATCGTGCCGCACGCCACCGGCACCACGCTCAACGACTCCACCGAGGCCGCCGCCATGGCGGACGCCTTCGGCGACCGGCTGGCCGAGATCCCGCTGCACAACCTGAAGGCGATCATCGGGCACCTGGCGGGCGGCGCCGGCGTGATGGGCACCATCCTCGCCGCGCTCGCCTTCCACCACGGCGAGATCCCGCCCAACCCGCCCCTGCGGGAGCCGGACCCGGAGTGCCCGGTCCACCTCCCCACCGGCATCACACCGCTGGACGGCGGGGTGGCCCTGGTCAACTCCTACGCCTTCGGCGGCAACAACATCTCGCTGGCCCTCCAGGGGGTGGCGGCATGA
- a CDS encoding aminopeptidase P family protein — protein sequence MTLVDYSVRMERALRAAAEAGLAGLIVMPGPDLAHLCGYAPTAVTERLTALLLTPDRKARLLVPVLERPEAEAGVGGAPVDVTGWMDGNDPYEDIAELLPAEGRFAISDSAWAMHLLGLQRKLPGTSYSAFSEVLPMLRAVKDGYEVDRLAAAGAAADATFERIVEMRFSGRREREVADDLAALLLEHGHSQVDFTIVGSGPNGANPHHDSGDRIIEDGDMVVLDFGGLKDGYGSDTTRTVHVGEPTPEERKIHEVVREAQQAAFEAVRPGAACQDIDRVARKVIGEAGYGEYFIHRTGHGIGVTTHEPPYMVEGEHLPLVPGMCFSIEPGIYLPGRFGVRIEDIVVCTETGARRLNNTARELRIVS from the coding sequence ATGACCCTCGTCGACTACTCCGTTCGCATGGAACGCGCGCTCCGCGCGGCCGCCGAAGCCGGCCTGGCCGGGCTCATCGTGATGCCCGGCCCCGACCTGGCGCACCTGTGCGGCTATGCCCCCACCGCGGTCACCGAGCGGCTCACCGCGCTGCTGCTGACCCCGGACCGCAAGGCCCGGTTGCTGGTGCCGGTGCTGGAGCGCCCCGAAGCGGAGGCCGGGGTCGGCGGCGCGCCCGTGGACGTCACCGGCTGGATGGACGGCAACGACCCGTACGAGGACATCGCCGAGCTGCTCCCCGCCGAGGGCCGGTTCGCCATCTCCGACAGCGCCTGGGCGATGCACCTGCTGGGCCTCCAGCGCAAGCTGCCGGGCACCTCGTACTCCGCGTTCAGCGAGGTGCTGCCGATGCTGCGGGCGGTCAAGGACGGTTACGAGGTGGACCGCCTGGCCGCCGCGGGCGCGGCCGCCGACGCCACCTTCGAGCGGATCGTCGAGATGCGGTTCTCCGGTCGGCGTGAGCGGGAGGTCGCCGACGACCTGGCCGCCCTGCTGCTGGAACACGGCCACAGCCAGGTCGACTTCACCATCGTCGGCTCCGGCCCGAACGGGGCCAACCCGCACCACGACTCCGGCGACCGGATCATCGAGGACGGCGACATGGTCGTGCTCGACTTCGGCGGCCTGAAGGACGGGTACGGCTCGGACACCACCCGTACCGTCCACGTCGGCGAGCCGACCCCGGAGGAGCGGAAGATCCACGAGGTGGTCCGCGAGGCCCAGCAGGCCGCGTTCGAGGCGGTGCGGCCGGGGGCGGCCTGCCAGGACATCGACCGCGTGGCCCGCAAGGTCATCGGCGAGGCCGGCTACGGCGAGTACTTCATCCACCGCACCGGCCACGGCATCGGCGTCACCACGCACGAGCCGCCGTACATGGTCGAGGGCGAACACCTGCCGCTGGTCCCCGGCATGTGCTTCTCCATCGAGCCGGGCATCTACCTGCCGGGCCGCTTCGGGGTGCGCATCGAGGACATCGTGGTCTGCACGGAGACGGGGGCGCGGCGGCTGAACAACACGGCGCGGGAGCTTCGGATCGTGTCCTAG
- a CDS encoding beta-ketoacyl synthase N-terminal-like domain-containing protein — MTTATTATATTTATAVVTGIGIVTRETLDPAGEKEGDAWFTARAVLGRGYKYLPRSSQYLIAATRRALADAGTDFDAIPDSERAITVGTNNGTSAMQGEFDRTVIEHRSDVLSPPSVPYFSVNLVGSRVAMEHQLKGFSLGVHSPRVAGLEALQHGQRALAARRARWLLTGAAESPLSPDEPGVASGEDGAVALVVEPAADAAERGATGYGRVRVRSFLLPRAQAARADGLDLARRPVEAALAGLGLGLRDRRRHPVRLVAEDCVVADRVSRLLGPSVTRVPAASGCLGPVLEVADLLTSGAGEHLVVSVAEQGNVSIAYVAPAR; from the coding sequence ATGACGACGGCGACGACGGCGACGGCGACGACGACCGCGACGGCGGTGGTCACGGGCATCGGGATCGTCACCCGGGAGACGCTGGACCCGGCGGGGGAGAAGGAGGGCGACGCCTGGTTCACCGCCCGCGCGGTCCTGGGGCGGGGCTACAAGTACCTGCCGCGCTCCAGCCAGTACCTGATCGCCGCGACGCGCCGGGCGCTGGCGGACGCGGGCACCGACTTCGACGCCATCCCGGACTCCGAGCGGGCCATCACCGTGGGCACCAACAACGGCACCTCGGCGATGCAGGGGGAGTTCGACCGCACGGTGATCGAGCACCGCTCGGACGTGCTCAGCCCGCCGTCGGTGCCGTACTTCTCGGTCAACCTGGTCGGCAGCCGGGTCGCGATGGAGCACCAGCTCAAGGGCTTCAGCCTGGGCGTCCACAGCCCACGCGTCGCGGGCCTGGAGGCGCTCCAGCACGGTCAGCGCGCCCTCGCCGCGCGGCGCGCCCGCTGGCTGCTCACCGGCGCCGCCGAGTCGCCGCTCTCGCCGGACGAGCCGGGGGTGGCGAGCGGCGAGGACGGCGCGGTCGCCCTGGTGGTGGAGCCCGCCGCCGACGCCGCCGAGCGCGGCGCCACCGGCTACGGCCGGGTGCGCGTGCGCAGCTTCCTGCTGCCGCGCGCGCAGGCCGCCCGCGCGGACGGCCTGGACCTCGCCCGCCGCCCCGTGGAGGCCGCCCTCGCCGGGCTGGGCCTGGGTCTGCGGGACCGGCGCCGCCATCCGGTGCGGCTGGTGGCCGAGGACTGCGTGGTCGCCGACCGGGTGTCCCGGCTGCTGGGCCCATCCGTCACCCGCGTCCCGGCGGCCTCCGGCTGCCTCGGCCCCGTCCTGGAGGTCGCCGACCTGTTGACGAGCGGGGCGGGGGAGCACCTGGTGGTGAGCGTCGCGGAGCAGGGGAACGTGTCGATCGCGTACGTGGCGCCGGCCCGCTAG
- a CDS encoding beta-ketoacyl-[acyl-carrier-protein] synthase family protein codes for MTEVVITGLGAVCHLGGGVESFYRALLDPERAAPDTTTDPLAHVPVPNFYFTPEGAVPAEPAVVDGLPVGHATRTALTVAREAVADAGLAGALDAHGTAVLMGSSVADAYVVEDWRAHGSFPEEDRWTPVFSTASVVAQLLGVNGLATGVSNACSGSGYSMAIGADMIRAGEADVVVAGGFETYSRVALAAFNQVGALDPVSCRPFDVGRGGTVLSEGAGAVVLERADRARARGARIYATLAGSGWSCDAFHATGLDPEGAQIVRAMRDALEEAEAKPDDVSFIVPHATGTKLNDVTESRAMEQVFGPRTAEIPLYSLKALTGHTGGASGGLGVVAAALFLHHGSMAPNLPVAEQDPECRVHVPTEPTPLSGRLGMVNAYAFGGNNMSLVLQGEPR; via the coding sequence GTGACCGAGGTTGTCATAACCGGTCTGGGGGCGGTGTGCCACCTGGGCGGGGGCGTCGAGAGCTTCTATCGTGCGCTGCTCGATCCCGAGCGGGCCGCGCCCGACACGACGACCGACCCCCTGGCGCACGTACCCGTGCCGAACTTCTACTTCACCCCGGAGGGGGCGGTGCCGGCCGAGCCGGCCGTCGTGGACGGGCTGCCGGTCGGGCACGCCACCCGCACCGCGCTGACGGTCGCCCGCGAGGCGGTGGCCGACGCGGGCCTGGCGGGCGCCCTGGACGCGCACGGCACCGCCGTCCTCATGGGCAGCAGCGTCGCCGACGCGTATGTCGTCGAGGACTGGCGGGCCCACGGCTCCTTCCCCGAGGAGGACCGCTGGACGCCGGTCTTCTCCACCGCGTCGGTGGTCGCCCAGCTGCTCGGGGTCAACGGGTTGGCCACCGGCGTCAGCAACGCCTGCTCGGGCAGCGGCTATTCGATGGCCATCGGCGCCGACATGATCCGTGCCGGCGAGGCCGACGTGGTGGTCGCCGGGGGCTTCGAGACCTACTCGCGGGTGGCGCTGGCCGCCTTCAACCAGGTCGGCGCCCTGGACCCGGTCAGCTGCCGCCCGTTCGACGTGGGGCGGGGCGGGACGGTGCTCAGCGAGGGCGCGGGCGCGGTGGTGCTGGAGCGTGCCGACCGGGCCCGGGCGCGCGGTGCGCGGATCTACGCCACGCTGGCCGGCTCCGGCTGGAGCTGTGACGCCTTCCACGCCACCGGGCTGGACCCGGAGGGCGCCCAGATCGTCCGCGCGATGCGGGACGCGCTGGAGGAGGCGGAGGCCAAGCCGGACGACGTCTCGTTCATCGTCCCGCACGCCACCGGCACCAAGCTGAACGACGTCACCGAGTCGCGGGCCATGGAGCAGGTCTTCGGTCCCCGGACCGCGGAGATCCCGCTCTACAGCCTCAAGGCGCTGACCGGCCACACCGGGGGCGCCTCCGGGGGCCTCGGCGTGGTGGCCGCGGCGCTCTTCCTGCACCACGGCTCGATGGCGCCCAACCTCCCGGTCGCCGAGCAGGACCCGGAGTGCCGGGTGCACGTGCCCACGGAGCCGACGCCGCTGTCGGGCCGGCTCGGGATGGTGAACGCGTACGCGTTCGGAGGGAACAACATGTCTCTGGTGCTACAGGGGGAACCCCGATGA